Within the Camelina sativa cultivar DH55 unplaced genomic scaffold, Cs unpScaffold04242, whole genome shotgun sequence genome, the region TTGAAGTCATGGCCTCTCTTGGCAGCCCAGAAAGTGTAGAGAGTAAGTGATATCACCACAACAGATGTCAAAATCACAGCCTCGAGAATGACCTTCCCTGTTCGTTCGTTCCACCACAAGTAAatatatcaatcaatcaatcaatcaatcaatcaattctAATTTAGGGTTCTATCATCGGTGGATACTCGAGAGTTGAGTGTGGATCATACCGCTAGTAAAGGCGCAGGTCAAGCCAACCGCAAAGGCAAGAGAGACGGTGAAGATCGCGAGTAATAGATAGTTGACAGGGTGCTTCTGGTGATAGTAATACAACGGACACATCACTACAACCCAAAACCGCATATTAGGAACACGAGAGAGAGATGCGTCGATTGATTGagaaaattaaacaataaaaagaaagaaaaaaaaaaaaagtaccaatCAACGGAGTGAAAAT harbors:
- the LOC104774642 gene encoding BI1-like protein — translated: MWNNKYDLESAQTPLYPMMLESPELRWSFIRKVYSIISIQLLVTIAVAATVVKVHSISVFFTTTNAGLALYILLIFTPLIVMCPLYYYHQKHPVNYLLLAIFTVSLAFAVGLTCAFTSGKVILEAVILTSVVVISLTLYTFWAAKRGHD